A part of Desulfobacter sp. genomic DNA contains:
- a CDS encoding DUF3450 domain-containing protein: MDRKKYRYLLFGALAMMLISAPARANRVKEQIEKPVRNAVRLEQQTQAGEAKWRQEKEEKLRQFETLENQIATLEKSLAAETDRNQALKASVAQKERQLADIQQISDQIAPFLDRLIAQLHELKESDLPFLDSERSKRLASLEALNRDPKAPVSEKYRKIMEALLVEAEYGRTVEVSQRTIDLAGEDTLVNIFRLGRLNLFYQTLDRARCGFYNPAQKTWAPLDPAFLKEIQAAVEMGAKRKPVALTDLPLGRIVVQ, from the coding sequence ATGGATAGAAAAAAATACAGATATCTGCTTTTTGGGGCTCTGGCCATGATGCTGATCTCAGCCCCGGCCCGGGCGAACCGGGTCAAAGAGCAGATTGAAAAACCGGTCCGCAATGCCGTCCGGCTTGAACAGCAGACCCAGGCCGGCGAGGCAAAATGGCGGCAGGAAAAAGAAGAGAAACTGCGGCAGTTCGAAACCCTTGAAAATCAAATTGCCACCCTTGAAAAGAGCCTGGCCGCCGAAACGGACCGGAACCAGGCATTAAAGGCCTCGGTGGCCCAAAAAGAGCGGCAGCTGGCAGATATCCAGCAGATATCCGACCAGATCGCCCCCTTCCTGGACCGGCTTATCGCCCAATTGCACGAACTCAAGGAAAGCGACCTGCCCTTCCTTGACAGCGAAAGAAGCAAACGGCTGGCATCCCTTGAAGCCCTGAACCGGGACCCCAAGGCCCCTGTCAGCGAAAAATACCGGAAAATCATGGAAGCCCTCCTGGTGGAGGCCGAATACGGCAGGACCGTTGAGGTCTCCCAGCGGACCATTGACCTGGCCGGGGAAGATACCCTGGTCAATATTTTCAGGCTGGGCCGGCTGAACCTCTTCTACCAGACCCTGGACAGGGCCCGGTGCGGTTTCTACAACCCGGCCCAAAAGACCTGGGCCCCCCTGGACCCGGCATTTTTAAAAGAGATTCAGGCGGCAGTAGAGATGGGGGCCAAGCGTAAACCCGTTGCCCTCACGGACCTGCCCCTGGGAAGGATAGTTGTTCAATGA
- a CDS encoding amino acid permease, whose translation MEELQKKYGFWTATAMVVGIVIGSGVFFKADDVLKASGGSLPTALTAWLIGGGIMVVTAYVFSHIATRIGKVNGVVDYFEEAYGEKAGYIVAWFMTFIYYPTLVAVLAWVSANYTQALLGLENVVWHISAVYLVLFFILNVLAPVLAGRWQVSATIIKLIPLGMVAVVGMIKGVSSGQIVDSFTMGAKAVSDSGGLAVATLSTAFAYEGWIIATSINAELKDARRTLPKALVVGTLVVVGVYMLYYIGIAGVLSNDEVLSAGDGAPVKVISLIFGKISASMLSVFVIISCLGTLNGLIMGCSRGMYAIASRNMGPAPDMFKAVNPKTDTAIASALLGFVMSCVWMVVWYGNFNGWWGGFMDVSELPIAFLYVIYISLYFWMMKAFTDLSPLSRFIAPALAGAGSIYIIWGAVHKAMFLPFLVITLVILGAGMMLRK comes from the coding sequence ATGGAAGAACTTCAGAAAAAATACGGGTTCTGGACCGCCACAGCCATGGTTGTGGGCATTGTTATCGGGTCCGGTGTCTTCTTTAAAGCGGATGATGTACTCAAAGCATCCGGCGGCAGCCTGCCAACGGCCCTGACTGCCTGGCTCATCGGCGGCGGGATCATGGTGGTCACCGCCTATGTGTTTTCCCACATTGCCACCCGCATCGGCAAGGTCAACGGGGTGGTGGATTATTTTGAAGAGGCTTACGGCGAGAAAGCCGGATACATTGTGGCCTGGTTCATGACCTTTATCTATTATCCGACCCTGGTGGCGGTGCTGGCCTGGGTGTCGGCCAATTATACCCAGGCGCTGTTGGGCCTTGAAAATGTGGTATGGCATATTTCAGCGGTGTATCTGGTGCTGTTTTTTATCCTTAACGTCCTTGCCCCGGTGCTGGCCGGAAGATGGCAGGTGTCCGCCACCATCATTAAACTGATCCCCCTGGGGATGGTGGCCGTGGTGGGTATGATCAAGGGGGTATCATCCGGTCAGATTGTGGACAGTTTCACCATGGGCGCCAAGGCAGTTTCAGATTCCGGAGGGCTTGCCGTCGCCACCCTGTCCACGGCATTTGCATATGAAGGGTGGATCATTGCCACTTCCATCAATGCCGAACTCAAAGACGCTAGAAGAACCCTGCCCAAGGCCTTGGTTGTGGGGACCCTGGTGGTGGTTGGGGTATATATGCTCTATTACATCGGCATTGCCGGCGTATTGTCCAACGATGAGGTGCTGAGCGCCGGGGACGGGGCTCCGGTTAAGGTAATCTCCCTGATATTCGGGAAGATCAGCGCGTCCATGCTTTCTGTATTTGTCATCATTTCCTGCCTGGGAACCCTAAACGGCCTTATCATGGGCTGCTCCAGGGGCATGTATGCCATTGCCAGCAGGAATATGGGACCGGCGCCTGACATGTTCAAGGCTGTGAACCCCAAAACCGATACGGCAATTGCCTCTGCCCTTCTGGGGTTTGTGATGTCCTGCGTATGGATGGTGGTCTGGTACGGGAATTTCAACGGATGGTGGGGCGGCTTTATGGATGTGTCCGAACTGCCCATTGCCTTTTTGTATGTGATCTATATTTCCCTTTATTTCTGGATGATGAAAGCCTTTACGGATCTTTCGCCCCTCAGCCGGTTCATTGCCCCGGCACTGGCCGGGGCCGGCTCCATTTATATTATCTGGGGGGCGGTGCATAAGGCCATGTTCCTCCCCTTCCTGGTAATTACGCTGGTGATTTTAGGCGCCGGAATGATGCTTAGAAAATAG